In Pengzhenrongella sicca, a single genomic region encodes these proteins:
- a CDS encoding GAF and ANTAR domain-containing protein, which produces MPAYRQAPDSSTTAVGDGQSNGHPHDAARELQDLLLSTEGVEQFLGQLIELAVASIGGGISAGVTVARDGHPATVASSDERAAQYDEIQYGYDDGPCLTAMRARKLVLIEDMEHEERFNGYREHALALGVRSSLSLPLDGGTRCYGALNLYSRSAQAFGPRAQAEAQRFTDEASRALNLAARIAHHAEISDQLRTALTSRTVIDQAIGIIMAQNRSDADVAFAILRTASQNRNVKLRIVAAEIITAVSNKAPVPHRPFGE; this is translated from the coding sequence ATGCCCGCGTACCGCCAGGCCCCTGACTCCAGCACGACCGCCGTCGGCGACGGCCAGTCCAACGGCCACCCCCACGACGCTGCGCGCGAGCTGCAGGACCTGCTGCTGTCGACCGAGGGCGTCGAGCAGTTCCTCGGCCAACTCATCGAGCTCGCGGTCGCCTCGATCGGCGGCGGCATTTCGGCCGGCGTCACGGTCGCCCGGGACGGGCACCCCGCCACGGTCGCGAGCAGCGACGAGCGCGCGGCGCAGTACGACGAGATCCAGTACGGGTACGACGACGGGCCCTGCCTCACCGCGATGCGCGCGCGCAAGCTGGTGCTCATCGAGGATATGGAGCACGAGGAACGGTTCAACGGGTACCGCGAGCACGCCCTCGCCCTCGGCGTGCGCTCGTCGTTGTCGCTGCCGCTGGACGGCGGAACCCGGTGCTACGGCGCGCTGAACCTCTACTCGCGGAGCGCCCAAGCGTTCGGCCCACGCGCCCAGGCCGAGGCGCAACGCTTCACCGACGAGGCGTCGCGGGCCCTGAACCTCGCCGCGCGGATCGCGCATCACGCGGAGATCTCCGACCAGCTGCGCACGGCGTTGACCTCGCGCACCGTCATCGACCAGGCGATCGGGATCATCATGGCGCAGAACCGGAGCGACGCCGACGTCGCGTTCGCCATCCTGCGCACCGCGTCGCAGAACCGGAACGTCAAGCTCAGGATCGTCGCCGCCGAGATCATCACGGCGGTCAGCAACAAGGCTCCGGTCCCGCACCGCCCGTTCGGGGAGTGA
- a CDS encoding penicillin-binding transpeptidase domain-containing protein has product MRTAAQGRTASSRYTARGLRAAAAVSVGAMVLAGVGACTPDTPSPTGAARALAAGITTQDLGDVALGGASVADATVQLTAAFAGLAPLAPAIVVGEPTVVEGDPATTATVPLAYTWDLDASDVDWTYTTTAALELVDDAWQVRWTPFLLAPDLLAGETLSLRRTSAARGNVLGAGGAVLVEPRPVLRLGIDKTRVDAAGQGAGARALAAVLALDPEAYAARVAAAGEKAFVEALVVRTEEPGVDLAAAAAVPGAIQVPDTLPLAPSRRFARPVLGAAGPATAEIVDASAGDVVAGDLTGLSGLQRQYDEQLRGLPALTVVATAADGVTQRDVFATPASPGQPLQTTLDPGVQEAAEDVLDPVVPASAIVAIRPSTGEVLAAASGPGSAGYSTATLATAAPGSVFKVVSSLALLRTGLTPESAVSCPTSVDADGRTFENFPGYPAAANGEITLQTAVANSCNTAFVGARDLVAQGDLAVAAGSLGLGQDADLGYPAFLGTVPAEATGTEHAASMIGQATIQVSPLAMATVAASIASGATVVPWLVGTEAPAGTAPATALGADEATALRTMMRAVVTEGGAGLLLDVPGAEVLAKTGTAQFGADDELRNHAWMIAIQGDLAVAVYVEVGEYGSTTAGPLLAQFLTLVNG; this is encoded by the coding sequence ATGCGCACAGCTGCACAGGGTCGGACGGCGTCATCGCGGTACACGGCACGGGGGCTTCGGGCCGCCGCCGCGGTCTCGGTCGGGGCGATGGTGCTCGCGGGGGTCGGCGCGTGCACGCCCGACACGCCGAGCCCGACGGGCGCGGCGCGCGCCCTGGCGGCGGGGATCACGACCCAGGACCTCGGGGACGTCGCCCTTGGCGGGGCGTCGGTCGCGGACGCGACCGTCCAGCTGACCGCGGCGTTCGCCGGCCTCGCGCCGCTCGCGCCGGCGATCGTCGTCGGCGAGCCGACCGTCGTCGAGGGCGACCCGGCCACGACCGCCACGGTCCCCCTCGCCTACACCTGGGACCTCGATGCGTCGGACGTGGACTGGACCTACACGACGACGGCGGCGCTCGAGCTCGTGGACGACGCCTGGCAGGTCCGGTGGACGCCGTTCCTGCTCGCGCCCGACCTGCTCGCCGGCGAGACCCTGAGCCTGCGCCGCACCAGCGCCGCGCGGGGGAACGTGCTCGGGGCCGGCGGGGCCGTGCTCGTCGAGCCTCGCCCCGTCCTTCGGCTCGGGATCGACAAGACCCGGGTCGACGCCGCGGGCCAGGGCGCTGGCGCCCGCGCCCTGGCCGCGGTGCTCGCCCTGGACCCCGAGGCCTACGCCGCCCGTGTCGCGGCCGCGGGGGAGAAGGCCTTCGTCGAGGCGCTGGTCGTGCGGACGGAGGAACCGGGCGTGGATCTCGCGGCCGCCGCCGCCGTCCCGGGCGCGATCCAGGTGCCCGACACGCTGCCGCTCGCCCCGAGCCGGCGCTTCGCGCGCCCCGTCCTCGGCGCGGCCGGCCCCGCGACCGCTGAGATCGTCGACGCGTCCGCCGGCGACGTCGTCGCGGGCGACCTCACCGGCCTGTCCGGGCTGCAGCGGCAGTACGACGAGCAGCTGCGCGGGCTCCCGGCGCTCACGGTGGTCGCGACCGCCGCGGACGGGGTGACGCAGCGGGACGTGTTCGCGACGCCCGCGTCGCCGGGCCAGCCCCTGCAGACGACCCTCGACCCGGGCGTGCAGGAGGCCGCCGAGGACGTGCTCGACCCGGTCGTCCCGGCGAGCGCGATCGTCGCGATCCGCCCCTCGACGGGCGAGGTGCTCGCGGCGGCGAGCGGACCCGGCAGCGCGGGGTACTCCACCGCGACCCTCGCGACGGCGGCGCCGGGTTCGGTGTTCAAGGTCGTGAGCTCGCTCGCGCTGCTGCGCACCGGCCTGACGCCCGAGTCGGCGGTCAGCTGCCCGACGAGCGTCGACGCCGACGGCCGGACGTTCGAGAACTTCCCGGGCTACCCGGCGGCGGCGAACGGCGAGATCACGCTGCAGACGGCGGTCGCGAACTCGTGCAACACCGCGTTCGTCGGCGCGCGCGACCTGGTCGCGCAGGGCGACCTCGCGGTGGCGGCGGGCTCGCTCGGCCTCGGCCAGGACGCCGACCTCGGCTACCCGGCGTTCCTCGGCACCGTGCCCGCCGAGGCGACCGGCACGGAGCACGCCGCGTCGATGATCGGCCAGGCGACGATCCAGGTCTCGCCGCTGGCGATGGCGACCGTCGCGGCGTCGATCGCGAGCGGCGCGACCGTCGTGCCGTGGCTCGTGGGCACGGAGGCGCCCGCCGGGACGGCGCCCGCCACCGCGCTGGGCGCCGACGAGGCGACCGCCCTGCGCACAATGATGCGCGCCGTCGTGACCGAGGGCGGGGCCGGGCTGTTGCTCGACGTGCCCGGTGCGGAGGTCCTCGCCAAGACCGGCACCGCGCAGTTCGGTGCGGACGACGAGCTGCGCAACCACGCGTGGATGATCGCGATCCAGGGCGACCTCGCCGTCGCGGTCTACGTCGAGGTCGGCGAGTACGGCTCCACGACCGCGGGCCCGCTGCTCGCGCAGTTCCTCACGCTCGTGAACGGCTGA
- a CDS encoding peptide chain release factor 3, with translation MQHGATSSAIHDDGVLAQAARRRSFAVISHPDAGKSTLTEALALHAHAITEAGHINGKSGRRHTVSDWMEMEQARGISITSASLQFSYRDTVINLLDTPGHADFSEDTYRVLSAVDAAVMLVDAAKGLEAQTMKLFAVCKHRGIPLITVVNKWDRPGLDALALMDEISERTGLTPTPLTWPVGVAGDFRGVVDRATGEYVRFTPSAGGAHIAPQETLDADAAAALEGDVWTTAVEESDLLGASGADHDLESFLAGVSTPVLFASAVRNFGVHALLDVLVDLAPSPSPRAAVDGTLRAIDDPFSAFVFKMQAGMDTSHRDRLAFIRVCSGLFERGMVATLARTGRPFATKYAQQAFGRERTVIDSAYPGDVVGLVNGSDLRVGDTLFLDKPVEYPPLPTFAPEHFAVVRAKDAGKYKQFRKGIAQLEAEGVVQVLRSDLRGDQAPVLAAVGPMQFEVAEHRMATEFNSPVSLERLSYTLAMKTTREWTAALNAERGVEVLLRGDGELLALFADRWRVASSRRNHPTVVLEPPVAA, from the coding sequence GTGCAGCACGGCGCCACGAGCAGTGCGATCCACGACGACGGCGTGCTGGCCCAGGCCGCGCGGCGGCGCTCGTTCGCGGTGATCAGCCACCCCGACGCTGGGAAGTCGACGCTCACCGAGGCGCTCGCGCTGCACGCCCACGCGATCACCGAGGCCGGCCACATCAACGGCAAGTCCGGCCGCCGGCACACCGTCTCGGACTGGATGGAGATGGAGCAGGCCCGCGGGATCTCGATCACCTCGGCCTCGCTGCAGTTCTCCTACCGCGACACGGTCATCAACCTGCTCGACACCCCCGGGCACGCAGACTTCTCCGAGGACACCTACAGGGTGCTGTCGGCCGTCGACGCCGCGGTCATGCTCGTCGATGCCGCCAAGGGCCTCGAGGCGCAGACCATGAAGCTGTTCGCGGTCTGCAAGCACCGCGGCATCCCGCTCATCACGGTGGTCAACAAGTGGGACCGCCCGGGCCTGGACGCGCTGGCGCTCATGGACGAGATCTCCGAGCGCACGGGGCTCACCCCCACCCCGCTCACGTGGCCCGTGGGGGTCGCGGGCGACTTCCGCGGCGTCGTCGACCGGGCGACGGGGGAGTACGTGCGGTTCACCCCGTCGGCCGGCGGCGCGCACATCGCCCCCCAGGAGACGCTCGACGCCGACGCCGCCGCCGCGCTCGAGGGCGATGTGTGGACCACTGCCGTCGAGGAGAGCGACCTGCTCGGCGCCTCGGGCGCCGACCACGACCTCGAGTCGTTCCTCGCGGGCGTCTCGACGCCGGTGCTGTTCGCGTCGGCGGTCCGCAACTTCGGGGTGCACGCGCTGCTCGACGTGCTCGTCGACCTCGCGCCGTCACCGAGCCCGCGGGCCGCGGTCGACGGCACGCTGCGGGCGATCGACGACCCGTTCAGCGCGTTCGTGTTCAAGATGCAGGCGGGCATGGACACCTCCCACCGGGACCGGCTCGCGTTCATCCGGGTCTGCTCGGGGCTGTTCGAGCGCGGCATGGTCGCGACGCTCGCGCGCACGGGCCGCCCGTTCGCGACGAAGTACGCCCAGCAGGCCTTCGGGCGCGAGCGCACGGTGATCGACTCGGCGTACCCGGGCGACGTCGTCGGGCTGGTCAACGGCTCGGACCTGCGGGTCGGGGACACGCTGTTCCTCGACAAGCCGGTCGAGTACCCGCCGCTGCCGACGTTCGCGCCCGAGCACTTCGCGGTCGTGCGCGCCAAGGACGCGGGCAAGTACAAGCAGTTCCGCAAGGGCATCGCCCAGCTCGAGGCCGAGGGCGTCGTGCAGGTGCTCCGCTCGGACCTGCGGGGCGACCAGGCACCCGTGCTCGCCGCGGTGGGTCCGATGCAGTTCGAGGTCGCCGAGCACCGGATGGCCACGGAGTTCAACTCGCCTGTGAGCCTCGAGCGGCTCAGCTACACGCTGGCGATGAAGACGACGCGCGAGTGGACCGCCGCGCTGAACGCCGAGCGCGGCGTCGAGGTGCTGCTGCGCGGCGACGGCGAGCTGCTCGCCCTGTTCGCCGACCGGTGGCGCGTGGCGTCCTCCCGGCGCAACCACCCGACCGTCGTGCTCGAGCCGCCTGTCGCTGCCTGA
- a CDS encoding aldo/keto reductase has translation MQTRRIGTQQVSAIGLGGMPMSIEGRPDEARSIATVHAALDAGVTLIDTADAYHLHAGEVGHNETLIATALATWGGDASSVLVSTKGGHLRPGDGTWTVDGRPEHLRAAAQASLKRLGGDAIGLYHFHRPDPAVPYADSVGVLAELLDEGTIRFAGISNATPEQIRIAQEVLGGRLASVQNQFSPAFGSSRPELDLCDELDIAFLPWSPLGGISSAADLGARFAPFGQVARERGVSPQVVCLAWHLATSPRVIPIPGASRPESIRDSATAADLTLTADELASLG, from the coding sequence ATGCAGACACGACGAATTGGAACGCAGCAGGTCAGCGCCATCGGGCTCGGCGGGATGCCCATGTCCATCGAGGGCCGGCCCGACGAGGCCCGCTCGATCGCCACCGTCCACGCCGCGCTCGACGCTGGCGTGACGCTCATCGACACCGCGGACGCGTACCACCTGCACGCGGGCGAGGTCGGCCACAACGAGACGCTCATCGCGACGGCGCTCGCCACGTGGGGCGGCGACGCCTCGAGCGTCCTCGTCTCGACCAAGGGCGGCCACCTGCGCCCCGGCGACGGCACCTGGACGGTCGACGGCCGGCCGGAGCACCTGCGGGCCGCGGCCCAGGCCTCGCTCAAGCGCCTCGGCGGCGACGCAATCGGCCTGTACCACTTCCACCGGCCCGACCCCGCCGTGCCGTACGCCGACTCCGTGGGGGTGCTCGCCGAGCTGCTCGACGAGGGCACGATCCGGTTCGCGGGCATCTCCAACGCGACCCCGGAGCAGATCCGGATCGCCCAGGAGGTGCTCGGCGGCCGCCTCGCGAGCGTGCAGAACCAGTTCTCGCCCGCGTTCGGCTCCAGCCGCCCGGAGCTCGACCTGTGCGACGAGCTCGACATCGCGTTCCTGCCGTGGAGCCCGCTGGGCGGCATCTCGTCGGCCGCCGACCTGGGCGCGCGCTTCGCCCCGTTCGGCCAGGTCGCGCGCGAGCGCGGCGTCAGCCCGCAGGTCGTGTGCCTGGCCTGGCACCTGGCGACGTCGCCCCGCGTGATCCCGATCCCGGGCGCCTCGCGGCCCGAGAGCATCCGCGACTCGGCCACCGCGGCCGACCTCACGCTCACGGCCGACGAGCTCGCCTCGCTGGGCTGA
- a CDS encoding acylphosphatase — protein MGRGATQGPGQGDRPGPRTSAAARVRGRVQGVGFRWWFRSELERRGLTGTATNLADGSVEVTLAGAADAVADLLAALHGPDAPGRVDAVDPLPPPPSER, from the coding sequence ATGGGGCGGGGTGCGACCCAGGGGCCGGGACAGGGCGATCGCCCGGGCCCGCGCACCTCGGCGGCCGCGCGGGTCCGGGGCCGGGTGCAGGGCGTCGGTTTCCGTTGGTGGTTTCGGTCGGAGCTCGAGCGCCGGGGCCTGACCGGCACCGCGACCAACCTGGCCGACGGCAGCGTCGAGGTGACGCTCGCCGGCGCGGCGGACGCGGTCGCGGACCTGCTCGCGGCCCTGCACGGGCCCGACGCCCCGGGGCGGGTCGACGCCGTCGACCCGCTCCCCCCGCCGCCGTCAGAGCGCTGA